A single region of the Eriocheir sinensis breed Jianghai 21 unplaced genomic scaffold, ASM2467909v1 Scaffold50, whole genome shotgun sequence genome encodes:
- the LOC126992777 gene encoding NADH dehydrogenase [ubiquinone] 1 beta subcomplex subunit 7-like — protein MGTAYSQFLGDAATTPNCQAEPTFDPLYGFSEGRKERVMLATQEEMESAGLPLEKRDYCAHLALQHRACRHKEFPFVYRCAHEKHAYLNCQYDDYVLRMKEHEREKRLLERAKRKAKRAEKEAMAE, from the exons ATGGGCACCGCGTACTCACAGTTCCTCGGCGACGCGGCCACCACGCCGAACTGCCAGGCGGAACCCACGTTCGACCCCCTCTACGGCTTCTCCGAGGGCCGCAAGGAGAGAG tgatGCTGGCCACCCAGGAGGAGATGGAGTCCGCTGGGCTGCCCCTGGAGAAGCGTGACTACTGCGCCCACCTTGCCCTCCAGCACCGTGCGTGTCGCCACAAGGAGTTCCCCTTCGTGTACCGCTGTGCCCACGAGAAGCACGCCTACCTCAACTGCCAGTATGACGA CTATGTCCTGCGCATGAAGGAACACGAGAGGGAGAAGAGGCTGCTGGAGAGGGCcaagaggaaggcgaagagggcCGAGAAGGAGGCCATGGCGGagtga
- the LOC126992775 gene encoding kynurenine formamidase-like isoform X3 translates to MEKERKEEERKKKEEEEEVEEEDCVWKKFSHEELERQYSPSRWSRRLGEDVIIERHVEEARGRSGEAMGRVGRRGDLVYDSSLPRGKLDVYGEDLDGVGVKDIVQEVRKGVAWACELAKGRGSVGVVLSGWSAGGQLVTQVLSEEEERSGEEVNPYRDLIRGVVTFSGIFDLRPLVTTYVNDALKLTSSEEAWALSPLRSVGKLAKRWGGVGRGGGGGGGGGGLQIFVIVAEEDSPEFIRQSKEYYQACLGEGLRGEFLVVGKTDHFSIVCDLFLPTHLPTERLPKFIYSCCGD, encoded by the exons atggagaaagaaaggaaggaagaagagaggaagaagaaggaggaggaggaggaggtggaggaggaagactgtgTATGGAAGAAGTTCAGCCATGAG GAACTTGAGAGGCAGTATTCCCCATCGCGGTGGTCGAGGAGGCTTGGGGAAGACGTGATCATTGAGAGGCATGTCgaggaagcgaggggaagaagtggggaagcgatggggagggtggggaggcgGGGGGATTTGGTCTACGATTCTTCCTTGCCCCGGGGGAAGCTGGATGTCTATGGGGAAGATTtggatggag TGGGCGTGAAGGACATCGTtcaggaggtgaggaagggcgtGGCGTGGGCGTGCGAGCTTGCTAAGGGGCGTGGCAGTGTGGGCGTCGTGTTGTCGGGCTGGTCGGCGGGCGGGCAGCTTGTAACACAG gttctgtcagaggaagaggagaggtcagGTGAAGAGGTCAACCCATACCGTGACCTTATACGCGGGGTGGTCACTTTCAGCGGTATATTTGACCTTCGACCTCTCGTGACTACTTATGTTAACGATGCACTTAAACTAACAAG cAGTGAGGAGGCATGGGCACTCTCCCCTCTTAGAAGTGTGGGGAAGCTGgcgaagaggtggggaggagttggaagaggaggaggaggaggaggaggaggaggaggacttcaaATATTCGTAATAGTTGCCGAAGAAGATTCACCTGAGTTTATAAGACAATCAAAGGAGTACTATCAg gcCTGTCTTGGGGAGGGGTTACGTGGGGAATTTCTAGTGGTGGGGAAGACCGACCATTTCTCCATCGTGTGtgacctcttcctccccacccacctccccaCCGAACGCCTCCCCAAGTTCATATACTCTTGCTGTGgggattaa
- the LOC126992775 gene encoding kynurenine formamidase-like isoform X2, with translation MEKERKEEERKKKEEEEEVEEEDCVWKKFSHEELERQYSPSRWSRRLGEDVIIERHVEEARGRSGEAMGRVGRRGDLVYDSSLPRGKLDVYGEDLDGASPVLVYVHGGYWQELNKDLSAYLVPPLYQASIVVVIIGYDLAPLVGVKDIVQEVRKGVAWACELAKGRGSVGVVLSGWSAGGQLVTQVLSEEEERSGEEVNPYRDLIRGVVTFSGIFDLRPLVTTYVNDALKLTSEEAWALSPLRSVGKLAKRWGGVGRGGGGGGGGGGLQIFVIVAEEDSPEFIRQSKEYYQACLGEGLRGEFLVVGKTDHFSIVCDLFLPTHLPTERLPKFIYSCCGD, from the exons atggagaaagaaaggaaggaagaagagaggaagaagaaggaggaggaggaggaggtggaggaggaagactgtgTATGGAAGAAGTTCAGCCATGAG GAACTTGAGAGGCAGTATTCCCCATCGCGGTGGTCGAGGAGGCTTGGGGAAGACGTGATCATTGAGAGGCATGTCgaggaagcgaggggaagaagtggggaagcgatggggagggtggggaggcgGGGGGATTTGGTCTACGATTCTTCCTTGCCCCGGGGGAAGCTGGATGTCTATGGGGAAGATTtggatggag cTTCCCCAGTGCTAGTCTACGTCCACGGGGGCTATTGGCAAGAGTTAAACAAGGACCTCTCAGCCTACCTGGTACCTCCCCTCTATCAAGCTAGCATTGTTGTGGTCATCATTGGCTACGATCTGGCCCCGTTGG TGGGCGTGAAGGACATCGTtcaggaggtgaggaagggcgtGGCGTGGGCGTGCGAGCTTGCTAAGGGGCGTGGCAGTGTGGGCGTCGTGTTGTCGGGCTGGTCGGCGGGCGGGCAGCTTGTAACACAG gttctgtcagaggaagaggagaggtcagGTGAAGAGGTCAACCCATACCGTGACCTTATACGCGGGGTGGTCACTTTCAGCGGTATATTTGACCTTCGACCTCTCGTGACTACTTATGTTAACGATGCACTTAAACTAACAAG TGAGGAGGCATGGGCACTCTCCCCTCTTAGAAGTGTGGGGAAGCTGgcgaagaggtggggaggagttggaagaggaggaggaggaggaggaggaggaggaggacttcaaATATTCGTAATAGTTGCCGAAGAAGATTCACCTGAGTTTATAAGACAATCAAAGGAGTACTATCAg gcCTGTCTTGGGGAGGGGTTACGTGGGGAATTTCTAGTGGTGGGGAAGACCGACCATTTCTCCATCGTGTGtgacctcttcctccccacccacctccccaCCGAACGCCTCCCCAAGTTCATATACTCTTGCTGTGgggattaa
- the LOC126992775 gene encoding kynurenine formamidase-like isoform X1 — MEKERKEEERKKKEEEEEVEEEDCVWKKFSHEELERQYSPSRWSRRLGEDVIIERHVEEARGRSGEAMGRVGRRGDLVYDSSLPRGKLDVYGEDLDGASPVLVYVHGGYWQELNKDLSAYLVPPLYQASIVVVIIGYDLAPLVGVKDIVQEVRKGVAWACELAKGRGSVGVVLSGWSAGGQLVTQVLSEEEERSGEEVNPYRDLIRGVVTFSGIFDLRPLVTTYVNDALKLTSSEEAWALSPLRSVGKLAKRWGGVGRGGGGGGGGGGLQIFVIVAEEDSPEFIRQSKEYYQACLGEGLRGEFLVVGKTDHFSIVCDLFLPTHLPTERLPKFIYSCCGD, encoded by the exons atggagaaagaaaggaaggaagaagagaggaagaagaaggaggaggaggaggaggtggaggaggaagactgtgTATGGAAGAAGTTCAGCCATGAG GAACTTGAGAGGCAGTATTCCCCATCGCGGTGGTCGAGGAGGCTTGGGGAAGACGTGATCATTGAGAGGCATGTCgaggaagcgaggggaagaagtggggaagcgatggggagggtggggaggcgGGGGGATTTGGTCTACGATTCTTCCTTGCCCCGGGGGAAGCTGGATGTCTATGGGGAAGATTtggatggag cTTCCCCAGTGCTAGTCTACGTCCACGGGGGCTATTGGCAAGAGTTAAACAAGGACCTCTCAGCCTACCTGGTACCTCCCCTCTATCAAGCTAGCATTGTTGTGGTCATCATTGGCTACGATCTGGCCCCGTTGG TGGGCGTGAAGGACATCGTtcaggaggtgaggaagggcgtGGCGTGGGCGTGCGAGCTTGCTAAGGGGCGTGGCAGTGTGGGCGTCGTGTTGTCGGGCTGGTCGGCGGGCGGGCAGCTTGTAACACAG gttctgtcagaggaagaggagaggtcagGTGAAGAGGTCAACCCATACCGTGACCTTATACGCGGGGTGGTCACTTTCAGCGGTATATTTGACCTTCGACCTCTCGTGACTACTTATGTTAACGATGCACTTAAACTAACAAG cAGTGAGGAGGCATGGGCACTCTCCCCTCTTAGAAGTGTGGGGAAGCTGgcgaagaggtggggaggagttggaagaggaggaggaggaggaggaggaggaggaggacttcaaATATTCGTAATAGTTGCCGAAGAAGATTCACCTGAGTTTATAAGACAATCAAAGGAGTACTATCAg gcCTGTCTTGGGGAGGGGTTACGTGGGGAATTTCTAGTGGTGGGGAAGACCGACCATTTCTCCATCGTGTGtgacctcttcctccccacccacctccccaCCGAACGCCTCCCCAAGTTCATATACTCTTGCTGTGgggattaa
- the LOC126992745 gene encoding crustacyanin-A1 subunit-like translates to MSEKKKKKKKKKKKKKKKKKKKKKKKKKKMMKKMIMVMMVMTVRASPTSSPTSPPSSSPTPSTPPSFIVGDPCPLVELGNTFNETAFAGRWYRFGGLPNMQELSEKCTTYDYRYTGSGYEVREQGQTAGGSAVSQTNMLTQPKKGVGEFVTKVDGLQAHLQVLTTDYDALACLYTCHTVRDTHRVHFAWILSRDTTLATEKIASCQVLLRDVKVPLRQMERTNHGPECQ, encoded by the exons ATGTCAGag aaaaagaagaagaagaagaagaagaagaagaagaagaagaagaagaagaagaagaagaagaagaagaagaagaagaagatgatgaagaagatgataatggtgatgatggtgatgactgtcagagcatcaccaacatcatcaccaacctcaccaccatcatcatcacccaccccctccacccccccttccttTATCGTAGGGGATCCGTGCCCCCTGGTGGAGCTGGGGAACACCTTCAACGAGACagcg TTTGCCGGCCGCTGGTACCGGTTTGGCGGGTTACCCAACATGCAGGAGCTCTCCGAGAAGTGTACCACATACGACTACCGCTacacag GTTCTGGCTATGAGGTGCGGGAGCAGGGGCAGACAGCGGGGGGGTCAGCCGTTTCCCAGACCAATATGTTGACCCAGCCCAAGAAGGGAGTCGGAGAGTTTGTGACCAAGGTAGACG GCCTACAAGCTCACCTCCAGGTCCTCACTACTGATTACGACGCCCTGGCCTGTCTCTACACCTGTCACACGGTCAGAGACACTCACCGCGTACACTTCGCCTGGATCCTATCGAGGGACACCACGCTGGCTACAGAGAag atcgCGTCGTGCCAAGTCCTGCTCCGAGACGTGAAGGTCCCGCTGCGCCAGATGGAGAGGACCAACCACGGGCCAGAGTGCCAGTGA
- the LOC126992722 gene encoding cilia- and flagella-associated protein 251-like: protein MEEGLEREKEEETEETEEEEEEDLEREKEEETEETEEEEEEDLEREKEEEMEETEEEEEEDLEREKEEEEEEGRKKEEEEQSRKNQEAQSRKEEEEEEEEEKKEEEEEEEEEEEEEEEEESKLRKNNKHQLKKKEEEEEEEEDRKKEEEEEEEEEDRKKSDRKKEEEEEEEDRKRSDRKKEEEEEEEDRKKEEDEEEEEDRKKSDRKKEEEEEEEEEDRKKSDRKKEEEEEEEEDRKKSDRKKEEEEEEEEENRKKSDRKKEEEEEEEEGDRKKSDTKEEEEEEEDRKKSDRKKEEEEEEEEEEAKHRKNN from the coding sequence atggaggagggtctggaacgggagaaggaggaggagacggaggagacggaggaggaggaggaggaggatctggaacgggagaaggaggaggagacggaggagacggaggaggaggaggaggaggatctggaacgggagaaggaggaggagatggaggagacggaggaggaggaggaggaggatctggaacgggagaaggaggaggaggaggaggaaggaaggaagaaagaggaagaggaacaatccAGGAAGAACCAGGAAGCACagtcgaggaaggaagaggaagaggaggaggaggaggagaagaaggaagaggaggaggaggaggaggaggaggaggaggaggaggaggaggaggagagcaaactCAGAAAGAACAACAAACATCagctgaagaagaaggaagaggaggaggaggaggaggaagacagaaagaaggaagaggaggaggaggaggaggaggaagacagaaagaagtcggacaggaagaaggaagaggaggaggaggaggaagacaggaagaggtcagacaggaagaaggaagaggaggaggaggaggaagacaggaagaaggaagaggacgaggaggaggaggaagacaggaagaagtcggacaggaagaaggaagaggaggaggaggaggaggaggaagacaggaagaagtcggacagaaagaaggaagaggaggaggaggaggaggaagacaggaagaagtcggacaggaagaaggaagaggaggaggaggaggaggaggaaaacaggaagaagtcggacaggaagaaggaagaggaggaggaggaggaggagggagacaggaagaagtcggacacgaaggaggaggaggaggaggaggaagacaggaagaagtcggacaggaagaaggaagaggaggaggaggaggaggaggaggaggccaaacaCAGGAAGAACAACTAA